The genomic window ATGCAGTGCGAGTGTTGCAGCTTTGTGAGCATCAGAACCAACTCTTGCAAATGAAGGAGATCATGCTGCAAATGTTGTTGTAGTAGCAAGAGTTAAAGTTGATTTGACACAGGAAACTACAGATCCAAATGTCCCTCTTGCAAAGAAGGCAAAGAAGTGCAGTTCTGAAGTTTGGAGCCACTTTGACATGTATGAGAAAAAGACAGTAGGATATGATGGAACAGAGATCGTAGAGCTTTGGGAAAAGGGTAAGAAGTACAGCTATACATCTCATTGTGAGAGCAACAGTGCACAACAATATTTTGGAGTCACTTAGACAACAAGCACCAAATAAAAAGTGGCCAACAGCTTCAAGATCTCAAGAAGAGTGAAAGCAGCACTTCTGTTGGGATCTACAGGTATGATGAGGGAGTTAGCTTGAAGAAATTTTACTTGATCATTATATATGAATATCCCTTTAATATTGTTGAGCATGAGTACTTTGTGGATCTTATTAAGTCATTGTGCCCTACTTTTGCAATGAAAAGTTGCATAACTGTTAGGAAAGACATGTTTTTTGAAAGGGGTTAGGAAAGATAATGTATGAGTACTTCAAAACTCTTTCGTGCCGCTTTTGTACAACCATGGACATGTGGGCTTCAAATCAAAATAAAGGTTATATGTGCATCATTGTGAATTGGATAGATGATAATTGGTGCATGCAAAAGAGAATTATAATGTTCATGCATGTAGAGGGTCATCACACAGGGAACTTGAGCAAAGAATTCTATGATAGTGTACTGGATTGGAACCTTGCTAGGAAATTGCTTGCACTTACTTTGGACAATGCATCAGCAAGCTCAACAAGATACAACCCTTGATCTGTGATGAGGCCATTTTCCATGTGAGATGTTTGAATCATATTTTCAATCTTGTTGCTCAAGATGATTTGAAGCAAATTTCATTTAATATTTCAAGTAGGACGACCAACCGAGAGGAGAATCCACATCCTGACCTGTAAGATGTAACTTGTTAGCATTTATAACTTATGACCAAAAAATGAATCACAACATTAAATATTgccactgttggtatttcttaacctcaccgatgtagcacttcacccaaaagtattccaaggtatcgatttccacaaGGAACGTGTGTGCTCAACTCCTCGTCGTGTTtatccaaggacacaaagcaAAGGTAGGCaaagggtagagaggatttactagtgagaaacagtgtacGAAAAGCtcagtttaatcctaacgcgatacttcaggcactggccaGCCTGCTgctcccagatgtcgctctactgcGTACCCGGACGGGGGGACTTTAGTGTaattgagggctgtcaccacctctacacccacctcaaaccaATTGTGGGATACGGAGCAATTACCGGAAATTAACAACCCAGACACCACGTCTATGCAATCAATAACTACTTTAGTGCTAACTAATCACTAAAGCAACCACTATATTTTACTAGATTATAGTGATCAATGATCCTGCacgctaattaggaactaaccaagagataattttCACTGAATAAGTCTTAATTACTTAGAATGATAATTCTATTAAAGTAGAGTAATTAACAGAGtaacagaaaaaagaagaggattaccgacaactccggaatttcTCCggcttctactctactctctccctaattctagtatacaataaagtacaatagagcctctgaTAATTTAGCTCAATCTTggagtgtgtgagtgaagtaAAAAGGTGATGTCCTTATATAAGCAGGTAATGACAGTCGGAGAACACAAAATGTCTAAAGTGCCCCTCAACCGCCATCATGAgagcatctggagcgtccatgCCAAACCTCAGCCTGAACGGCTGAGATTGGGGTTCGGCCCAACCCTGGCCTGGCCCAACAGGCCTAGAAACTGGCCTGTTGCTCCTTCACAGCCTACCTTATCCATTTCTTCGAGAGTTCAGCCAATTCTCTGATGTTAAAATGGAGTTCTAGAGCCCAACACTTGTATGGATGAAATTTTCCTTCACTGTAGTTTggatttcctcccaactttaGCGTTTTAGTACGtgcatccaaatatacaccaacactcgtggaaaatgtttgatttaagccctaccactatgttggatgtttttttttctatgtttatGCAGGTATTGGTGGTATAAATttggcatttaacagccgcAAACAGCCACATACATGTAGCAACCAAACACATTCTGCGAAGTTAGCGTCTGCACTAGTCCTTCTGCCTGCATCACACAGGTGACTGTACAACCACGCTAGGGTAGCAGAACCCCAATTATAGGTACCTGTCTCGTCCCAATCAGCTAGCAGAGGCAACCACATCAAGGATACATCACGTACGCCTTGCAATACTGGTCAACCATCGCCTGGTCAATATCAGGAGGACGGTGTGAGAAGTTGGCACGCAACCAACTGAGTGGAACTCTAGAGGTCTTCGTCAGCCTCTGCCTGTCAGGTGCCTCTAGAGGCTCGACGCCAAGGTACTGTACCACACGCCCCTCCAGTTACCGCAACTAGTGTCACTGGTGACTGCCTGGCCCCATGAAGGATGAACCAGGATCATGGCATTGTCCTCAAGTGTCACCATCAGCTCCCCGCTAGAAAGGTGGAAAGTGTGAACTTCTGGTCTCCATCGGTCCACAAAAGTCGTCAGTACTGCGGCGTTGTACATAGGCATGAGCCACTGCGTCATGGTGACGAACGCCAACAGCTTCGCTCGTCGTAGGAACGGAATGTACCGGTCATCGAACGGGATGTGTGTTGTATGAGCTCTAACTCGTAGGGTCTTGAGGCGCTGCATCAGTAGACATAAAAAATATGTTAGTGTCAATAAATCTGTGCAATAAATAGAAATGCTTAAAACATAAAAGGAAGAGTGAAATGGAGAATAACCTCTCTGCTCGCTATCCTTGGAGCCCGGTGCTTCTCCTTGTACTATTCCTAACTTGtggactacgtacacatatagATGTCATGTCACGTGCAGCCTCAAATCAGACCATGCCTCATGAAAACACATGAACACACACGCATAGCGATCATTGCAACGTTGAACTGATACAACGTCAAATCGAGCAAAATCAAATAACACCCATTAACTCTCTTCTCAACACACATGTAGCTGACGTGGAGGAAGTGGACCCAATGCATGCACATTTTCCACAACCCAGCCGAACAGGCGCGGTGGGTGGTTGGCCTCACCTGGCAGTGACTTCGTGGGGCCACGTGGCGTCCTAGATTTCAAACGTGGTGCGTGGTAGATAGGGTTTACCATTCCCGTGCaaggggcgaagccaggatcTGTTGATTTGGGGTGCCAGCTAGAAGACGTGAGAACTCACTAGCAGCTTAGTGGATGCCTGGACGGTGACGTCGATGCTTAATCTGTATCATGTCACAAAAATTAGCTAATAGCTACGAGAGAAATAATAAACCATGAATCACGATTCGCCTTAACACCTTGGCAGCTTGACTCTATGGAATGATTGCTTGACTATGTACAAATGTCTCTTGTTCGCATTAGAATCCGTAATTATGCATAAATTTGATATGTTTGGTCGTCTCTTGTgtaattatcaaaatatatgttaatCTGTCGTTCATATTAATTAATGTATAAAATGATTgttgatatggtttttgatgtATTTCAGTTTATGTTTACATATGTCCGTATGTAGTCTAATATATCGATGATTAAAATACACCAATTCGAAACAAGGTCGCTAAATAGCACCCATTCAAAATTGAGTAATTCAGTATACGGACAATGTAATATCACGCCCACTAATTCATTCTTTTAAATGGAGGCTTGCACAGTTGCACCCATACGACCACATCTGACTTTACTTAATTAACTCTCGTAACTAACCAAGTAAGCTAGAACCAATAGGcggttagctagctagcttcaatTCGCAATTACTGAGCAAATTATATGGGAGCAGAGGCTAATCACTTGCTCCCCCTCCCGGGGGTGTTCTCGCATGGCCACATGGGGGTGCGAGGCCTAGTCGGGCACCCGTTGTGGCTTCGCCATTGATTAGCCCTGATCGTTGTGGCCTAGCTTGCTCGAAACGGCAAAAGGCGcaaagctaaaaaaaacttttctcgCTCTCTCGGTCTCTCACTTCCCTCTAGAAGGGGGATGCAAAAGCTGATGCCTTACAGCAGCTGGAGTGGGTAGATGCAGCAAATCAGACACACCAACAGAGCAATTCAAAAGCTGTATGTATGTACAGTATTTGGATACAATGCTGCAGCACTGCATGTCTCCTGGAAACACTATATAGCAACTTTTCTTTCACTTGTTGAGGCAAATCCACATGCAGCAAGAGGGGATGGGAAAACAACATCATCATGCATGATGAATCTCATATGCATGCACCACTGTGTGCGCGCACGCGACGACTGCTGGATGGCAAGTACAAAACAGATGCACATGGCCATAACTCACCCACTAAGATGGATCTAAGTAGGGCTCAAAACTTGGGGAGTTCGTGTGCTGCACAACCTCATTGGAAACTTCGAAACACATCCGTGGGGGAACCTCCATGTCCAAACCTCGGACTCTATAAACGGTTATCATGTGTGAACATGGCATATGGCAGAGTTCAGGGAAATGACGAGTACATGTGTTATTTCTTGCAACCACACAGAGTGACGTCCACCTTGCTCGGTAACCTCATACTTCGTGGAAGGAAAATCGAAACATGTTAGTTAACCCAAAGTTCGTTTTTTCTGCTCCTCCAGGATTtgcctaattttttttaggcCACTTGTGCCCACTCTGGATTTCCGCGGTAGCTGCTTTATGTCTATCGATGAACCAAGTATTGCATTTCGAGAATGCGTACTCCACAATAGCCGTCATGGGCAGTTTTCGAATGCCTCTCAAGACATTGTTGAAACTCTCGGTCATATTGCTAGTCATGAAGCTGTATCGACGTCCATCGGTATCAAATGATCTTGCCCATTTAACCTTAAGTGGCATATTGTCCTCTAGTCACCTCTTCGGTCCCTCTTCAACGAAACACATGAGGCACTTAATCTCACTTAGGAACGGAacttttttgtttatttgacaTATGCGCTCGAGATATTTCATCTGATCCTGAGCAGCTTCAACGGTATAAAAGTTAGCACAGAAATGCCTCATGCACCATCTATTTGAGTTAGAAGCATACTCATCCACTTCATCCTCTTAATCAACATCCAACAAATATGAGTTCAATCCATTAAATATCATAGCCCCCTCACACTCCTGGTGGGTGTAAATTTTTCTTTGAAGCAATTCTCTGATGAATGTAGCCATCTATCTACCTATCATTAGGTTCAACTCTCATCTCATTCTCCACTTAATTCACATCCAGATTACCATCTGACAATTCCTCCCCTACCTCCACATCCTCCTCATCCAGTACTTCCTCCCCTACCTCCACATCCTCCTTAACTTGTACTTCGTCCCCTACCTCCACATCTTTCTCAATTAATTCTTTCTTTCGATTCGCTACAAACACATCGTTCTTCGATTCCTTGCGCTCTTTCTTCCAAGCAAATACCTCAAGCGATTTGAACTGTGATCCCAAtgctatatctatatatgtttcCCATTCCACCTCTCCATTCAAGTCTAACATAAACTTATGCGACATGGGACCGACACCCACATCGTATCTCCCTTGCATATCAGTCGACTCACCACTCCAATCTAATTCATCCTTCGTGCGGGAAATTAACTCCTCAAATGTGGGTTTAGCATGAAACACTAGTCATCCCCTCAAATTGGCTTCCACCGGTACTTTTATTTACCACACAACCAACAAAATGGAGTCCtaacaatctatctatctacatCATTTAACCGATAAATAAAAGTGCATGATTCTAAAATAATACGCTagtttaaaaatagaaaattgaCATGGGTACCCCAAAACTACCTACGAGATTCTTGTAATTTTAAAGCCTAACCACTGGTCACAATATTCTTAGGATCTATACCTATCAATATCAACATGAATCAACATAAATCCCCAAATATTCATAACACAAGAGCACTATGCATCCCTCCCAAATTCACCCATGGCAAAAGAGTACAAAACTTGCAAAATCAATATGAATTCTCCGTACCAACATCAATATACAACTACAACATTACATCCTTACCCACATTCCCCAATTCACACCTCATCCCAAGCCACATTCAACAACCCACGGTTTCAACCAAAATACCCAACAAAAATGAGGCAAACCTTGGGGAAATTAGGGTTTTTGGAGGGGTTTATCTTACAAATCAATCTCCAAAGCAATGCCCATAAAATAACCTTCGATTTGAGGGAGATTTAAGGATATTTTGGAGGGAATGAGAGAGGGCGCcgtgggagaggaggacgaGCAAACCCTAGCCAacagggaagaagagaggaatgCCTGGCTGGCACGGCTCCCCTATCTCAGCGCCAACGTGGCTAGCGCTAAGGTTAGAGGGGTTAGCACAAAAGCGGTTGGCGCTGACTCCCCTGCCACACCGGCGGGGGGATCGGCCGCCACTTTGGTAGGGGGTTAGTACCAATGCTCATGGCGCTGAGACGACTAACCTCAACGCCAAGGCGGTTGGTGCTAAGCCAATggcctatttttggttgaagttttttgcACGGTTAGTTTCGAAATAACTTTTTGAAAATGAccaatttatataaaaaaaaggggaTGTGCAGCGGTACCAGATAACTAAACCGCAACAGAAAACAGAGAACATAGAGTACATGCAAGATGCCGACACAAGACTGAGCTGTTTATTCCAGCCTTCCAGGCATTCATTATTTCAACACTCATACAAGTTACTACAACATTAACAGAGGGTGTTTCTTGGCTGTTGGCTCCTATCCGTCCCTCTCTCCCTTGAGAAATAATTCCACACTTGGGGAATAAACAGAGGATATATGGACACCCACCCAACACACAAGGGGGGGTTATTACTGATACTGGCTGGCGAGCTGGCCTGCCTTGACGATGTAGTTCTGCGCCGGGAAGTCCTCCCCTTTGAAATACCTGTCCAGCATGTCCTTTACCCCCGCCGCGTATCTTAGCTACACGAAAGATTTTCATTATTTGTCATCAAAATTCGTTACAGACACCAGCCGGTAAAACCTTATGGCTGACTTGCATATATGATTTGAAGCACTTGCATCTAGCTTTgagtaaaaacaaaaacaaacatctgatgtgatttTGATCCTAATAGACGATAAACTGACCCTAATAGACAGCTTATTTATCTATGTGTTATGGAAAATATGTGTCGTTGGTTTCCGTCTTTTAGAGCATGGGTTAGGGGACTCATTCGCGAGGTTGTGAGTTTGGTGTTGTGTGTGTGCACGTACTTTTgtagtttaattaaaaaaatgtgccAATTAACATCTGTATAGCTAATTAGCATCTGTGTAGGGGTGTGAATAGCTAAGTGATCGTCTCAATAGCTGACATGATGCTCTACAGTTTTGTCAAAATCATCGGTGGGGTACCACTAACACAGAAGAATAAGATGCTGAATTTTATTCTCCTTTATGCCCTAAGCTAAAGTACTTCCTCTATTCCAAAAGGAATTAAATCCAAATGATAAATCTAGATACAGATTCATTTTTAggatttaagttttttttttaaatagagagAGTAGGAAACATAGAAGCTGACCTGTCCATCAATTGTAGTCCCAGAGCAGTGAGGGGTCATAGCATGATTGGGCATGTATCGCCATGGGTGATCCTTCGGTGCTGGCTGGGGGAACCAGACGTCACCACCATATCCTGACAACACAAGGATGAGGGTTTGTTCTTTCAGAGACAGCTAATTTACATAGGTGCACAACACTCTTTTTCTTTCTGACAAAATTTTCTTCAATAATTTGGGAAAAACAAAATATCATGCTTGACAGATATACTGCCTTACTTGGTTattcgaggaaaaaaaacagatatactGCCTTACTTGGTTattcgaggaaaaaaaacagatatactGCCTTACTTGGTTATTAGTTGTCctgatttttaagtttttttttcatatcaacCCTCTCAAATGTGAAGCATGACAGGCTCCAAAATCCGATGGCATGCTAATATGCAagatagttaaaaaaaaaatgaaaatatggtGATACCTGCAACGTGACCACTGGCGCAAGCGTCAGCAACCGCCTGGGTATCCATGATTGCTCCACGAGCATTGTTCACAATGATCACACCTTTCTTCATCTTTGCAATCCTCTCTTTGTTAAACATACCTCTGAACAAAAAAGCATACAAATTCAGATAAGACAATGTGCTAGCACAGAAATTTTGGAACAATAAACAAGAACGCAATGAAGGACGATAAACCTTGTTTTCTCCGTAAGAGGCATGTTGATCACAACGACATCACACTTTGGAAGCATGGCATCGAGATCCTCCTCATACTTGGCCCCAATCTCCTTCTGAAGCTCCGGGTCAATCTTCACCCTGTCATGGTACATCAGGTTGCAGTTGAAGGGCTTGAGACGCTGAAGCAGGAGCCTGCCGATGCGACCAGCACCAACAGTGCCCACAGTTTTGCCCTCAAGATCATAGGCTCTGTGGGCAATGCCCGCGACATTCCATTCGCCATTAACGATCTGATGGGTGATAATAAAAAACCTAACATTTTAGTCTGTGAAATTCAAGGACTGAGTTTAAAATAGGATAAACTGAATTTCTATTTCTATTTAAACTAAAAATATACGAGGGCTAGATAGGGTTGTAAAAGGACTAGTGA from Oryza glaberrima chromosome 6, OglaRS2, whole genome shotgun sequence includes these protein-coding regions:
- the LOC127776661 gene encoding formate dehydrogenase 1, mitochondrial isoform X3, which encodes MAMWRAAAGHLLGRALGSRAAHTSAGSKKIVGVFYKGGEYADKNPNFVGCVEGALGIREWLESKGHHYIVTDDKEGLNSELEKHIEDAHVLITTPFHPAYITAERIKKGKNLELLLTAGVGSDHIDLPAAAAAGLTVAEITGSNTVSVAEDQLMRILLLLRNFLPGHHQIVNGEWNVAGIAHRAYDLEGKTVGTVGAGRIGRLLLQRLKPFNCNLMYHDRVKIDPELQKEIGAKYEEDLDAMLPKCDVVVINMPLTEKTRGMFNKERIAKMKKGVIIVNNARGAIMDTQAVADACASGHVAGYGGDVWFPQPAPKDHPWRYMPNHAMTPHCSGTTIDGQLRYAAGVKDMLDRYFKGEDFPAQNYIVKAGQLASQYQ
- the LOC127776661 gene encoding formate dehydrogenase 2, mitochondrial isoform X1; amino-acid sequence: MAMWRAPSAAGQLLGRALASTAAQTSAGSKKVVGVFYKGGEYADKNPNFVGCVDSALGIRGWLESKGHRYIVTDDKEGINCELEKHIEDAHVLITTPFHPAYITAERIKKGKNLELLLTAGVGSDHIDLPAAAAAGLTVAEITGSNTVSVAEDQLMRILLLLRNFLPGHHQIVNGEWNVAGIAHRAYDLEGKTVGTVGAGRIGRLLLQRLKPFNCNLMYHDRVKIDPELQKEIGAKYEEDLDAMLPKCDVVVINMPLTEKTRGMFNKERIAKMKKGVIIVNNARGAIMDTQAVADACASGHVAGYGGDVWFPQPAPKDHPWRYMPNHAMTPHCSGTTIDGQLRYAAGVKDMLDRYFKGEDFPAQNYIVKAGQLASQYQ
- the LOC127776661 gene encoding formate dehydrogenase 2, mitochondrial isoform X4, with protein sequence MAMWRAAAGHLLGRALGSRAAHTSAGSKKVVGVFYKGGEYADKNPNFVGCVDSALGIRGWLESKGHRYIVTDDKEGINCELEKHIEDAHVLITTPFHPAYITAERIKKGKNLELLLTAGVGSDHIDLPAAAAAGLTVAEITGSNTVSVAEDQLMRILLLLRNFLPGHHQIVNGEWNVAGIAHRAYDLEGKTVGTVGAGRIGRLLLQRLKPFNCNLMYHDRVKIDPELQKEIGAKYEEDLDAMLPKCDVVVINMPLTEKTRGMFNKERIAKMKKGVIIVNNARGAIMDTQAVADACASGHVAGYGGDVWFPQPAPKDHPWRYMPNHAMTPHCSGTTIDGQLRYAAGVKDMLDRYFKGEDFPAQNYIVKAGQLASQYQ